In Peromyscus leucopus breed LL Stock chromosome 11, UCI_PerLeu_2.1, whole genome shotgun sequence, a genomic segment contains:
- the LOC114708040 gene encoding sperm motility kinase 2B-like, translating into MNSINIIDYATYLALVSSTPETENFHSQYVVLKTIGRGGFGEVKLAHHRLTGTPVAIKVLQRKMWCFRVKSEVNIMKMINHPNIISLIQVIEDEKKTYLIMELVEGKQLYQHVLKAGHLEEDHARGIFRQILSAVSYCHEHGIIHRDLKPDNIMLDGNGKVKIIDFGLGTQVKPGQKLSFYCGTYQLFAPEFWLGRLYDGPKVDIWTLGVILYFMVVGKFPFDADSIPELQDQVVKGKYTIPLDLSKELRDLLSLLMTVNPRRRPTVDEVVTHPWLKKDMEASPNYYEEMVPSLPDPAIVEAMKRIGFQAQDIKDSLQQRKYNQTMATYCLLKGQALQWPICTTLDQPVNPGVAPFPSLEDPVAFPLPPRRRSSEPTLGTLLRGSSTSGQLSAYGQQAGQRGGRRATEYAIPHQRTLTLDEDHPRSKSLPCIYSRSTSSDNMEDNFRPNRASAKGKSTRSHGQPRGLRAWTRRIGNALRRLCCCFPSRQNKVFPQK; encoded by the coding sequence ATGAATTCTATTAATATTATAGACTATGCCACATACCTTGCACTTGTATCCAGCACCCCAGAAACAGAAAACTTCCACTCGCAGTATGTGGTCTTGAAGACCATTGGCCGTGGAGGCTTTGGCGAAGTAAAACTGGCCCACCATCGCCTCACAGGCACCCCGGTGGCTATCAAAGTACTACAGAGGAAGATGTGGTGTTTTCGTGTCAAGTCCGAGGTAAATATTATGAAGATGATCAACCACCCCAACATCATCTCACTTATCCAAGTGATTGAGGATGAGAAGAAAACATACCTCATCATGGAGCTGGTTGAGGGAAAACAATTATATCAACACGTCCTAAAGGCTGGCCACCTGGAGGAGGACCACGCCCGGGGGATCTTCAGGCAAATCTTAAGTGCCGTGAGTTACTGCCATGAGCATGGAATAATTCATCGGGACCTGAAACCAGACAACATCATGTTGGATGGGAACGGAAAAGTCAAAATCATCGACTTTGGCCTTGGCACCCAAGTCAAGCCTGGGCAGAAGCTTAGCTTTTATTGTGGGACTTACCAATTATTTGCCCCTGAATTTTGGCTGGGCAGACTTTATGACGGCCCCAAGGTCGACATATGGACCTTGGgagttattttatatttcatggtAGTCGGGAAATTCCCATTTGATGCTGACTCCATACCAGAGCTCCAAGATCAGGTTGTGAAAGGGAAGTATACCATACCCTTGGACTTGTCAAAAGAACTTAGGGACCTTCTTAGTCTCTTAATGACAGTCAACCCCAGACGTAGGCCAACGGTGGACGAAGTCGTGACACACCCCTGGCTAAAAAAGGACATGGAGGCTTCTCCAAATTATTATGAAGAAATGGTCCCCAGCTTGCCTGACCCTGCAATTGTGGAAGCCATGAAACGTATTGGGTTCCAAGCCCAGGACATCAAAGACTCATTACAACAGAGAAAATATAACCAGACCATGGCAACGTATTGCTTACTAAAAGGGCAGGCTCTCCAGTGGCCTATCTGCACAACCTTGGATCAACCCGTGAATCCAGGGGTGGCGCCATTCCCTTCCCTAGAGGATCCTGTTGCTTTCCCTCTACCAcccaggaggaggagcagtgagCCCACCCTTGGCACATTGCTCAGAGGGTCATCCACTAGTGGTCAGCTGTCTGCCTATGGCCAGCAGGCAGgtcaaagaggaggcagaagggccACAGAGTACGCCATTCCTCACCAGAGGACACTCACTTTGGACGAAGACCACCCACGCTCTAAGAGTCTTCCCTGCATTTACTCAAGGAGTACCAGCAGTGATAACATGGAAGACAACTTCCGCCCCAACAGAGCCTCAGCAAAGGGCAAGTCCACACGCAGCCATGGTCAGCCTCGAGGCTTGAGGGCATGGACAAGGAGGATAGGAAACGCCCTCAGGAGACTGTGCTGCTGCTTTCCATCAAGGCAGAACAAAGTCTTCCCTCAGAAATGA